One window of Trifolium pratense cultivar HEN17-A07 linkage group LG5, ARS_RC_1.1, whole genome shotgun sequence genomic DNA carries:
- the LOC123883600 gene encoding BAG family molecular chaperone regulator 6 isoform X3, producing the protein MFPAYRNMDSYPFHRNHMPTPHYYHPAMEPVPPQMTESPFPYEHPWPYAGSYAPHFCYDHNNFPGYYSQRPCYPHVPHTPAYSGGCPLYGEPFSAPYYPQSHYSMQLPRYEYDKYMPREHHCCGCSNHMCNQKEDKTVKIEEQEPNLGKKENDAMVPIQFRNIPYPLVWIPPEYYGDKQPKNPTKAEVDEHEDKVARDKKLTCADNVNADVKPAFEPRLWNGWFPFDVKGSPNVLRDGDGIRHLKKETGDNVKESENGRMDQKHQSEQQKRSEFPFPFIWLPYINKQEEDGRTNNHESNSTTERVEEVPHTFKSFPVKSSMDEGVTERTKSTDVESKDRSASDVTEKVSNQRNIPVKQIEPNHVKNDSNVSEKREINVSEENATKKDSHSSKRRSTSPPKRTKLPPVCLRVDPLPRKKNSNGSSRSPSPPASKEHSKAIACETKTTPSDNMEDKTKRSSNIQNVPPKAGEEVMPKVKTIEVSQNIPLDNMTDKAEVSSNIQNVPKTGEEVTPKVKTIEVPEYMTNENKCASTTTNEGCKKERKVLLEADAAVLIQAIYRGHLVRKWESLKKLKQIAEVSKEVTHVRDCVKAFEGSSDFQNNGKQKIAIGETIMRLLLKLDTIQGLHPSLREIRKSLARELVTLQERLDSIMADKYPPQQIQDLDAKESVKVSPMSFQNGEHNQEHEEKITTSHEDSSEIINDGKHDDRFYMEDNDGGSEPLPHVDPASIEGSAPTVLPNPSVNEDISQVVADVSLDSTSKISDKADGECKLKSEVTDLPQEVGKLDMNGLEELPVGVIDENVIGNSASEGLDSDAHAMTVLPVGVLDEDMTTSDETNTSDIGAMKELPVGVLNEYAAKSEETNTSDVHEMKVLPVGVLDEDAAKSEETNTSDMHAMEVLPVGLLDEDADMGANMDAMKMLPVGVLDEDRGKSVETNTADMHALKVLPVGLLDEDAATSGEINTSDMDAMKVLPVGVLDEDADTCEETNTSEIEVQAENEVLNEELPVGLVDEDAEKSEAEKSEYNTKEPQLEKSLVEEKEEVKSTEESDGWVKIELQKEDDELKVDAPMDKEESGTGNDTKLSSLESIDHGNEEACSEGKNVANTLNEKLAQQETKVDAGDMKLLEENEKLRKLMKELLEAGNEQLSVISNLTGRVKDLEKKLAKTKRSKKVRTKRHKPVTPKMHCSNSSE; encoded by the exons ATGTTTCCTGCATACAGAAACATGGACTCATACCCCTTTCACAGAAACCATATGCCAACCCCTCATTATTATCATCCTGCCATGGAACCTGTTCCTCCTCAAATGACCGAATCACCCTTCCCTTATGAACATCCTTGGCCTTATGCAGGCAGTTATGCACCACATTTCTGCTATGACCATAACAACTTTCCTGGTTACTATAGTCAAAGACCTTGTTATCCTCATGTTCCTCATACTCCTGCTTATTCTGGAGGTTGTCCTTTATATGGTGAACCATTTTCTGCTCCTTATTATCCACAATCACATTATAGCATGCAGCTTCCACGATATGAATACGATAAATATATGCCGAGGGAGCATCATTGCTGCGGTTGTTCTAATCATATGTGCAACCAAAAGGAAGATAAAACTGTGAAGATTGAGGAGCAAGAACCTAATCTTGGTAAGAAAGAGAATGATGCCATGGTTCCGATTCAGTTTAGAAATATTCCATACCCTTTGGTTTGGATTCCACCAGAATATTATGGTGACAAACAACCGAAAAATCCTACTAAAGCTGAGGTGGATGAGCATGAAGATAAAGTGGCACGTGATAAAAAACTTACCTGTGCGGACAATGTGAATGCTGATGTGAAGCCAGCATTTGAGCCAAGATTATGGAACGGATGGTTTCCCTTCGATGTAAAAGGTTCGCCGAATGTGTTACGCGATGGAGATGGAATAAGACACCTTAAGAAAGAAACTGGTGATAATGTGAAGGAATCAGAAAATGGAAGAATGGATCAGAAACATCAGAGTGAACAACAAAAGAGATCTGAATTTCCATTTCCTTTCATTTGGTTGCCTTATATCAATAAGCAGGAGGAAGATGGAAGAACAAACAATCATGAGAGCAATTCCACAACGGAACGTGTTGAGGAGGTACCTCATACTTTCAAATCTTTTCCAGTGAAGTCTTCTATGGATGAAGGTGTTACAGAAAGGACCAAATCAACTGATGTTGAGTCCAAAGATAGAAGTGCCTCTGATGTTACAGAAAAAGTGAGTAACCAGAGAAATATTCCTGTGAAGCAGATCGAGCCGAATCATGTGAAAAATGACTCGAACGTAAGtgaaaagagagaaattaatGTTTCTGAAGAGAATGCAACAAAGAAAGACTCTCACTCAAGCAAAAGACGATCAACATCTCCGCCTAAGCGAACCAAGCTACCTCCTGTTTGTCTAAGAGTTGATCCACTACCAAGGAAGAAAAATAGCAATGGGAGTTCAAGGTCTCCAAGTCCACCTGCTTCAAAAGAACACTCAAAAGCTATAGCTTGTGAAACAAAAACCACTCCTTCGGACAACATGGAAGATAAGACCAAGCGGAGTTCGAATATTCAAAATGTGCCCCCAAAGGCTGGTGAGGAAGTTATGCCAAAGGTGAAAACTATTGAGGTGTCCCAAAATATTCCTTTAGACAACATGACAGACAAGGCCGAGGTGAGCTCGAATATTCAAAATGTGCCAAAGACTGGCGAGGAAGTTACGCCAAAGGTGAAAACTATTGAGGTACCCGAATACATGACTAATGAAAACAAGTGTGCAAGCACAACAACTAATGAAGGttgtaaaaaagaaagaaaagttttGTTGGAAGCAGATGCCGCTGTTTTGATACAAGCTATTTATCGCGGACATCTAGTGAGAAAATGGGAGTCCTTGAAGAAATTGAAGCAGATAGCTGAAGTTAGTAAGGAAGTTACTCATGTTAGAGACTGTGTCAAAGCTTTTGAAGGCTCTTCTGATTTTCAAAATAATGGCAAGCAAAAGATTGCAATTGGAGAGACCATAATGAGACTATTGCTGAAGTTGGATACCATACAG GGTTTGCATCCAAGTTTGAGGGAAATCAGAAAGTCTCTGGCTAGAGAGCTTGTGACCTTGCAGGAAAGGCTTGATTCTATAATGGCTGATAAGTATCCTCCGCAGCAGATACAAGATTTGGATGCTAAGGAATCTGTCAAAGTCTCTCCAATGAGTTTTCAGAATGGAGAACATAATCAAGAGCATGAAGAAAAAATAACGACATCACATGAAGATTCATCTGAAATTATAAATGATGGGAAACATGACGATCGATTCTACATGGAGGATAATGATGGTGGAAGTGAACCTTTGCCTCACGTTGATCCTGCATCAATTGAAGGATCAGCGCCTACTGTGTTACCGAATCCATCAGTTAATGAGGATATTAGCCAAGTGGTTGCTGATGTGTCATTGGATTCAACAAGTAAGATTTCGGACAAAGCGGACGGAGAATGCAAATTGAAATCAGAGGTCACTGACCTACCTCAAGAGGTTGGCAAACTGGATATGAATGGTTTGGAAGAATTGCCTGTGGGAGTTATTGACGAAAATGTCATCGGTAATTCAGCAAGTGAAGGGTTAGATTCTGATGCACATGCAATGACGGTGCTACCGGTGGGAGTGCTCGATGAAGACATGACTACATCTGACGAGACTAATACCTCAGATATTGGAGCAATGAAGGAGTTACCGGTGGGAGTACTTAATGAATACGCGGCCAAATCTGAAGAGACTAATACCTCTGATGTGCATGAAATGAAGGTGCTACCGGTGGGTGTGCTCGACGAAGACGCGGCTAAATCTGAAGAGACTAATACCTCTGATATGCATGCAATGGAG GTGCTACCGGTGGGTCTGCTCGACGAAGATGCTGATATGGGCGCTAATATGGATGCAATGAAGATGCTACCAGTGGGAGTGCTGGATGAAGACAGGGGTAAATCTGTAGAGACTAATACCGCTGATATGCATGCTTTGAAGGTGCTACCAGTGGGCCTGCTTGATGAAGACGCGGCTACATCTGGAGAGATTAATACCTCTGATATGGATGCAATGAAGGTGCTACCGGTGGGAGTGCTCGATGAAGACGCGGATACATGTGAAGAGACTAATACCTCTGAAATTGAAGTACAAGCCGAAAATGAGGTATTGAATGAAGAACTCCCAGTAGGACTGGTTGATGAGGATGCAGAGAAATCTGAAGCAGAAAAATCTGAATATAATACAAAAGAACCTCAACTAGAGAAGTCATtggttgaagaaaaagaagaggtGAAGTCAACTGAGGAATCAGATGGTTGGGTAAAGATTGAATTGCAGAAAGAAGATGATGAGCTCAAAGTGGATGCACCTATGGATAAAGAGGAATCAGGAACTGGAAATGATACTAAGTTATCATCTCTAGAAAGTATTGATCATGGCAATGAAGAAGCATGCTCGGAAGGAAAAAATGTAGCTAACACGTTGAATGAGAAGCTTGCACAGCAAGAAACAAAAGTCGATGCTGGTGACATGAAATTATTGGAAGAGAATGAGAAACTAAGAAAGTTAATGAAGGAGTTGCTTGAAGCTGGGAATGAACAGTTAAGTGTAATATCAAATTTGACTGGGAGAGTGAAAGATTTGGAGAAGAAATTAGCTAAAACTAAGAGGAGTAAGAAAGTGAGGACAAAGAGACATAAACCAGTAACTCCAAAAATGCATTGTTCAAACTCTTCTGAGTAA
- the LOC123883600 gene encoding BAG family molecular chaperone regulator 6 isoform X4: protein MFPAYRNMDSYPFHRNHMPTPHYYHPAMEPVPPQMTESPFPYEHPWPYAGSYAPHFCYDHNNFPGYYSQRPCYPHVPHTPAYSGGCPLYGEPFSAPYYPQSHYSMQLPRYEYDKYMPREHHCCGCSNHMCNQKEDKTVKIEEQEPNLGKKENDAMVPIQFRNIPYPLVWIPPEYYGDKQPKNPTKAEVDEHEDKVARDKKLTCADNVNADVKPAFEPRLWNGWFPFDVKGSPNVLRDGDGIRHLKKETGDNVKESENGRMDQKHQSEQQKRSEFPFPFIWLPYINKQEEDGRTNNHESNSTTERVEEVPHTFKSFPVKSSMDEGVTERTKSTDVESKDRSASDVTEKVSNQRNIPVKQIEPNHVKNDSNVSEKREINVSEENATKKDSHSSKRRSTSPPKRTKLPPVCLRVDPLPRKKNSNGSSRSPSPPASKEHSKAIACETKTTPSDNMEDKTKRSSNIQNVPPKAGEEVMPKVKTIEVSQNIPLDNMTDKAEVSSNIQNVPKTGEEVTPKVKTIEVPEYMTNENKCASTTTNEGCKKERKVLLEADAAVLIQAIYRGHLVRKWESLKKLKQIAEVSKEVTHVRDCVKAFEGSSDFQNNGKQKIAIGETIMRLLLKLDTIQGLHPSLREIRKSLARELVTLQERLDSIMADKYPPQQIQDLDAKESVKVSPMSFQNGEHNQEHEEKITTSHEDSSEIINDGKHDDRFYMEDNDGGSEPLPHVDPASIEGSAPTVLPNPSVNEDISQVVADVSLDSTSKISDKADGECKLKSEVTDLPQEVGKLDMNGLEELPVGVIDENVIGNSASEGLDSDAHAMTVLPVGVLDEDMTTSDETNTSDIGAMKELPVGVRVLDEDAAKSEETNTSDMHAMEVLPVGLLDEDADMGANMDAMKMLPVGVLDEDRGKSVETNTADMHALKVLPVGLLDEDAATSGEINTSDMDAMKVLPVGVLDEDADTCEETNTSEIEVQAENEVLNEELPVGLVDEDAEKSEAEKSEYNTKEPQLEKSLVEEKEEVKSTEESDGWVKIELQKEDDELKVDAPMDKEESGTGNDTKLSSLESIDHGNEEACSEGKNVANTLNEKLAQQETKVDAGDMKLLEENEKLRKLMKELLEAGNEQLSVISNLTGRVKDLEKKLAKTKRSKKVRTKRHKPVTPKMHCSNSSE, encoded by the exons ATGTTTCCTGCATACAGAAACATGGACTCATACCCCTTTCACAGAAACCATATGCCAACCCCTCATTATTATCATCCTGCCATGGAACCTGTTCCTCCTCAAATGACCGAATCACCCTTCCCTTATGAACATCCTTGGCCTTATGCAGGCAGTTATGCACCACATTTCTGCTATGACCATAACAACTTTCCTGGTTACTATAGTCAAAGACCTTGTTATCCTCATGTTCCTCATACTCCTGCTTATTCTGGAGGTTGTCCTTTATATGGTGAACCATTTTCTGCTCCTTATTATCCACAATCACATTATAGCATGCAGCTTCCACGATATGAATACGATAAATATATGCCGAGGGAGCATCATTGCTGCGGTTGTTCTAATCATATGTGCAACCAAAAGGAAGATAAAACTGTGAAGATTGAGGAGCAAGAACCTAATCTTGGTAAGAAAGAGAATGATGCCATGGTTCCGATTCAGTTTAGAAATATTCCATACCCTTTGGTTTGGATTCCACCAGAATATTATGGTGACAAACAACCGAAAAATCCTACTAAAGCTGAGGTGGATGAGCATGAAGATAAAGTGGCACGTGATAAAAAACTTACCTGTGCGGACAATGTGAATGCTGATGTGAAGCCAGCATTTGAGCCAAGATTATGGAACGGATGGTTTCCCTTCGATGTAAAAGGTTCGCCGAATGTGTTACGCGATGGAGATGGAATAAGACACCTTAAGAAAGAAACTGGTGATAATGTGAAGGAATCAGAAAATGGAAGAATGGATCAGAAACATCAGAGTGAACAACAAAAGAGATCTGAATTTCCATTTCCTTTCATTTGGTTGCCTTATATCAATAAGCAGGAGGAAGATGGAAGAACAAACAATCATGAGAGCAATTCCACAACGGAACGTGTTGAGGAGGTACCTCATACTTTCAAATCTTTTCCAGTGAAGTCTTCTATGGATGAAGGTGTTACAGAAAGGACCAAATCAACTGATGTTGAGTCCAAAGATAGAAGTGCCTCTGATGTTACAGAAAAAGTGAGTAACCAGAGAAATATTCCTGTGAAGCAGATCGAGCCGAATCATGTGAAAAATGACTCGAACGTAAGtgaaaagagagaaattaatGTTTCTGAAGAGAATGCAACAAAGAAAGACTCTCACTCAAGCAAAAGACGATCAACATCTCCGCCTAAGCGAACCAAGCTACCTCCTGTTTGTCTAAGAGTTGATCCACTACCAAGGAAGAAAAATAGCAATGGGAGTTCAAGGTCTCCAAGTCCACCTGCTTCAAAAGAACACTCAAAAGCTATAGCTTGTGAAACAAAAACCACTCCTTCGGACAACATGGAAGATAAGACCAAGCGGAGTTCGAATATTCAAAATGTGCCCCCAAAGGCTGGTGAGGAAGTTATGCCAAAGGTGAAAACTATTGAGGTGTCCCAAAATATTCCTTTAGACAACATGACAGACAAGGCCGAGGTGAGCTCGAATATTCAAAATGTGCCAAAGACTGGCGAGGAAGTTACGCCAAAGGTGAAAACTATTGAGGTACCCGAATACATGACTAATGAAAACAAGTGTGCAAGCACAACAACTAATGAAGGttgtaaaaaagaaagaaaagttttGTTGGAAGCAGATGCCGCTGTTTTGATACAAGCTATTTATCGCGGACATCTAGTGAGAAAATGGGAGTCCTTGAAGAAATTGAAGCAGATAGCTGAAGTTAGTAAGGAAGTTACTCATGTTAGAGACTGTGTCAAAGCTTTTGAAGGCTCTTCTGATTTTCAAAATAATGGCAAGCAAAAGATTGCAATTGGAGAGACCATAATGAGACTATTGCTGAAGTTGGATACCATACAG GGTTTGCATCCAAGTTTGAGGGAAATCAGAAAGTCTCTGGCTAGAGAGCTTGTGACCTTGCAGGAAAGGCTTGATTCTATAATGGCTGATAAGTATCCTCCGCAGCAGATACAAGATTTGGATGCTAAGGAATCTGTCAAAGTCTCTCCAATGAGTTTTCAGAATGGAGAACATAATCAAGAGCATGAAGAAAAAATAACGACATCACATGAAGATTCATCTGAAATTATAAATGATGGGAAACATGACGATCGATTCTACATGGAGGATAATGATGGTGGAAGTGAACCTTTGCCTCACGTTGATCCTGCATCAATTGAAGGATCAGCGCCTACTGTGTTACCGAATCCATCAGTTAATGAGGATATTAGCCAAGTGGTTGCTGATGTGTCATTGGATTCAACAAGTAAGATTTCGGACAAAGCGGACGGAGAATGCAAATTGAAATCAGAGGTCACTGACCTACCTCAAGAGGTTGGCAAACTGGATATGAATGGTTTGGAAGAATTGCCTGTGGGAGTTATTGACGAAAATGTCATCGGTAATTCAGCAAGTGAAGGGTTAGATTCTGATGCACATGCAATGACGGTGCTACCGGTGGGAGTGCTCGATGAAGACATGACTACATCTGACGAGACTAATACCTCAGATATTGGAGCAATGAAGGAGTTACCGGTGGGAGTAC GTGTGCTCGACGAAGACGCGGCTAAATCTGAAGAGACTAATACCTCTGATATGCATGCAATGGAG GTGCTACCGGTGGGTCTGCTCGACGAAGATGCTGATATGGGCGCTAATATGGATGCAATGAAGATGCTACCAGTGGGAGTGCTGGATGAAGACAGGGGTAAATCTGTAGAGACTAATACCGCTGATATGCATGCTTTGAAGGTGCTACCAGTGGGCCTGCTTGATGAAGACGCGGCTACATCTGGAGAGATTAATACCTCTGATATGGATGCAATGAAGGTGCTACCGGTGGGAGTGCTCGATGAAGACGCGGATACATGTGAAGAGACTAATACCTCTGAAATTGAAGTACAAGCCGAAAATGAGGTATTGAATGAAGAACTCCCAGTAGGACTGGTTGATGAGGATGCAGAGAAATCTGAAGCAGAAAAATCTGAATATAATACAAAAGAACCTCAACTAGAGAAGTCATtggttgaagaaaaagaagaggtGAAGTCAACTGAGGAATCAGATGGTTGGGTAAAGATTGAATTGCAGAAAGAAGATGATGAGCTCAAAGTGGATGCACCTATGGATAAAGAGGAATCAGGAACTGGAAATGATACTAAGTTATCATCTCTAGAAAGTATTGATCATGGCAATGAAGAAGCATGCTCGGAAGGAAAAAATGTAGCTAACACGTTGAATGAGAAGCTTGCACAGCAAGAAACAAAAGTCGATGCTGGTGACATGAAATTATTGGAAGAGAATGAGAAACTAAGAAAGTTAATGAAGGAGTTGCTTGAAGCTGGGAATGAACAGTTAAGTGTAATATCAAATTTGACTGGGAGAGTGAAAGATTTGGAGAAGAAATTAGCTAAAACTAAGAGGAGTAAGAAAGTGAGGACAAAGAGACATAAACCAGTAACTCCAAAAATGCATTGTTCAAACTCTTCTGAGTAA
- the LOC123883600 gene encoding BAG family molecular chaperone regulator 6 isoform X2 → MFPAYRNMDSYPFHRNHMPTPHYYHPAMEPVPPQMTESPFPYEHPWPYAGSYAPHFCYDHNNFPGYYSQRPCYPHVPHTPAYSGGCPLYGEPFSAPYYPQSHYSMQLPRYEYDKYMPREHHCCGCSNHMCNQKEDKTVKIEEQEPNLGKKENDAMVPIQFRNIPYPLVWIPPEYYGDKQPKNPTKAEVDEHEDKVARDKKLTCADNVNADVKPAFEPRLWNGWFPFDVKGSPNVLRDGDGIRHLKKETGDNVKESENGRMDQKHQSEQQKRSEFPFPFIWLPYINKQEEDGRTNNHESNSTTERVEEVPHTFKSFPVKSSMDEGVTERTKSTDVESKDRSASDVTEKVSNQRNIPVKQIEPNHVKNDSNVSEKREINVSEENATKKDSHSSKRRSTSPPKRTKLPPVCLRVDPLPRKKNSNGSSRSPSPPASKEHSKAIACETKTTPSDNMEDKTKRSSNIQNVPPKAGEEVMPKVKTIEVSQNIPLDNMTDKAEVSSNIQNVPKTGEEVTPKVKTIEVPEYMTNENKCASTTTNEGCKKERKVLLEADAAVLIQAIYRGHLVRKWESLKKLKQIAEVSKEVTHVRDCVKAFEGSSDFQNNGKQKIAIGETIMRLLLKLDTIQGLHPSLREIRKSLARELVTLQERLDSIMADKYPPQQIQDLDAKESVKVSPMSFQNGEHNQEHEEKITTSHEDSSEIINDGKHDDRFYMEDNDGGSEPLPHVDPASIEGSAPTVLPNPSVNEDISQVVADVSLDSTSKISDKADGECKLKSEVTDLPQEVGKLDMNGLEELPVGVIDENVIGNSASEGLDSDAHAMTVLPVGVLDEDMTTSDETNTSDIGAMKELPVGVRVLDEDAAKSEETNTSDMHAMEVLPVGVLDEDVAKSEETNTSDMHAMEVLPVGLLDEDADMGANMDAMKMLPVGVLDEDRGKSVETNTADMHALKVLPVGLLDEDAATSGEINTSDMDAMKVLPVGVLDEDADTCEETNTSEIEVQAENEVLNEELPVGLVDEDAEKSEAEKSEYNTKEPQLEKSLVEEKEEVKSTEESDGWVKIELQKEDDELKVDAPMDKEESGTGNDTKLSSLESIDHGNEEACSEGKNVANTLNEKLAQQETKVDAGDMKLLEENEKLRKLMKELLEAGNEQLSVISNLTGRVKDLEKKLAKTKRSKKVRTKRHKPVTPKMHCSNSSE, encoded by the exons ATGTTTCCTGCATACAGAAACATGGACTCATACCCCTTTCACAGAAACCATATGCCAACCCCTCATTATTATCATCCTGCCATGGAACCTGTTCCTCCTCAAATGACCGAATCACCCTTCCCTTATGAACATCCTTGGCCTTATGCAGGCAGTTATGCACCACATTTCTGCTATGACCATAACAACTTTCCTGGTTACTATAGTCAAAGACCTTGTTATCCTCATGTTCCTCATACTCCTGCTTATTCTGGAGGTTGTCCTTTATATGGTGAACCATTTTCTGCTCCTTATTATCCACAATCACATTATAGCATGCAGCTTCCACGATATGAATACGATAAATATATGCCGAGGGAGCATCATTGCTGCGGTTGTTCTAATCATATGTGCAACCAAAAGGAAGATAAAACTGTGAAGATTGAGGAGCAAGAACCTAATCTTGGTAAGAAAGAGAATGATGCCATGGTTCCGATTCAGTTTAGAAATATTCCATACCCTTTGGTTTGGATTCCACCAGAATATTATGGTGACAAACAACCGAAAAATCCTACTAAAGCTGAGGTGGATGAGCATGAAGATAAAGTGGCACGTGATAAAAAACTTACCTGTGCGGACAATGTGAATGCTGATGTGAAGCCAGCATTTGAGCCAAGATTATGGAACGGATGGTTTCCCTTCGATGTAAAAGGTTCGCCGAATGTGTTACGCGATGGAGATGGAATAAGACACCTTAAGAAAGAAACTGGTGATAATGTGAAGGAATCAGAAAATGGAAGAATGGATCAGAAACATCAGAGTGAACAACAAAAGAGATCTGAATTTCCATTTCCTTTCATTTGGTTGCCTTATATCAATAAGCAGGAGGAAGATGGAAGAACAAACAATCATGAGAGCAATTCCACAACGGAACGTGTTGAGGAGGTACCTCATACTTTCAAATCTTTTCCAGTGAAGTCTTCTATGGATGAAGGTGTTACAGAAAGGACCAAATCAACTGATGTTGAGTCCAAAGATAGAAGTGCCTCTGATGTTACAGAAAAAGTGAGTAACCAGAGAAATATTCCTGTGAAGCAGATCGAGCCGAATCATGTGAAAAATGACTCGAACGTAAGtgaaaagagagaaattaatGTTTCTGAAGAGAATGCAACAAAGAAAGACTCTCACTCAAGCAAAAGACGATCAACATCTCCGCCTAAGCGAACCAAGCTACCTCCTGTTTGTCTAAGAGTTGATCCACTACCAAGGAAGAAAAATAGCAATGGGAGTTCAAGGTCTCCAAGTCCACCTGCTTCAAAAGAACACTCAAAAGCTATAGCTTGTGAAACAAAAACCACTCCTTCGGACAACATGGAAGATAAGACCAAGCGGAGTTCGAATATTCAAAATGTGCCCCCAAAGGCTGGTGAGGAAGTTATGCCAAAGGTGAAAACTATTGAGGTGTCCCAAAATATTCCTTTAGACAACATGACAGACAAGGCCGAGGTGAGCTCGAATATTCAAAATGTGCCAAAGACTGGCGAGGAAGTTACGCCAAAGGTGAAAACTATTGAGGTACCCGAATACATGACTAATGAAAACAAGTGTGCAAGCACAACAACTAATGAAGGttgtaaaaaagaaagaaaagttttGTTGGAAGCAGATGCCGCTGTTTTGATACAAGCTATTTATCGCGGACATCTAGTGAGAAAATGGGAGTCCTTGAAGAAATTGAAGCAGATAGCTGAAGTTAGTAAGGAAGTTACTCATGTTAGAGACTGTGTCAAAGCTTTTGAAGGCTCTTCTGATTTTCAAAATAATGGCAAGCAAAAGATTGCAATTGGAGAGACCATAATGAGACTATTGCTGAAGTTGGATACCATACAG GGTTTGCATCCAAGTTTGAGGGAAATCAGAAAGTCTCTGGCTAGAGAGCTTGTGACCTTGCAGGAAAGGCTTGATTCTATAATGGCTGATAAGTATCCTCCGCAGCAGATACAAGATTTGGATGCTAAGGAATCTGTCAAAGTCTCTCCAATGAGTTTTCAGAATGGAGAACATAATCAAGAGCATGAAGAAAAAATAACGACATCACATGAAGATTCATCTGAAATTATAAATGATGGGAAACATGACGATCGATTCTACATGGAGGATAATGATGGTGGAAGTGAACCTTTGCCTCACGTTGATCCTGCATCAATTGAAGGATCAGCGCCTACTGTGTTACCGAATCCATCAGTTAATGAGGATATTAGCCAAGTGGTTGCTGATGTGTCATTGGATTCAACAAGTAAGATTTCGGACAAAGCGGACGGAGAATGCAAATTGAAATCAGAGGTCACTGACCTACCTCAAGAGGTTGGCAAACTGGATATGAATGGTTTGGAAGAATTGCCTGTGGGAGTTATTGACGAAAATGTCATCGGTAATTCAGCAAGTGAAGGGTTAGATTCTGATGCACATGCAATGACGGTGCTACCGGTGGGAGTGCTCGATGAAGACATGACTACATCTGACGAGACTAATACCTCAGATATTGGAGCAATGAAGGAGTTACCGGTGGGAGTAC GTGTGCTCGACGAAGACGCGGCTAAATCTGAAGAGACTAATACCTCTGATATGCATGCAATGGAGGTGCTACCAGTGGGAGTGCTCGATGAAGACGTGGCTAAATCTGAAGAGACTAATACCTCTGATATGCATGCAATGGAGGTGCTACCGGTGGGTCTGCTCGACGAAGATGCTGATATGGGCGCTAATATGGATGCAATGAAGATGCTACCAGTGGGAGTGCTGGATGAAGACAGGGGTAAATCTGTAGAGACTAATACCGCTGATATGCATGCTTTGAAGGTGCTACCAGTGGGCCTGCTTGATGAAGACGCGGCTACATCTGGAGAGATTAATACCTCTGATATGGATGCAATGAAGGTGCTACCGGTGGGAGTGCTCGATGAAGACGCGGATACATGTGAAGAGACTAATACCTCTGAAATTGAAGTACAAGCCGAAAATGAGGTATTGAATGAAGAACTCCCAGTAGGACTGGTTGATGAGGATGCAGAGAAATCTGAAGCAGAAAAATCTGAATATAATACAAAAGAACCTCAACTAGAGAAGTCATtggttgaagaaaaagaagaggtGAAGTCAACTGAGGAATCAGATGGTTGGGTAAAGATTGAATTGCAGAAAGAAGATGATGAGCTCAAAGTGGATGCACCTATGGATAAAGAGGAATCAGGAACTGGAAATGATACTAAGTTATCATCTCTAGAAAGTATTGATCATGGCAATGAAGAAGCATGCTCGGAAGGAAAAAATGTAGCTAACACGTTGAATGAGAAGCTTGCACAGCAAGAAACAAAAGTCGATGCTGGTGACATGAAATTATTGGAAGAGAATGAGAAACTAAGAAAGTTAATGAAGGAGTTGCTTGAAGCTGGGAATGAACAGTTAAGTGTAATATCAAATTTGACTGGGAGAGTGAAAGATTTGGAGAAGAAATTAGCTAAAACTAAGAGGAGTAAGAAAGTGAGGACAAAGAGACATAAACCAGTAACTCCAAAAATGCATTGTTCAAACTCTTCTGAGTAA